The following nucleotide sequence is from Deltaproteobacteria bacterium HGW-Deltaproteobacteria-2.
TCATAATCCTGGCGGCGAAATTCCACACGGCCATCCGAAAAAATAGCCTCATAATGCAGGGGTTGTTTGAGAGTCGGCTGATAGGTTGTTGACCAGACATCACCGGTATTTACATCGCGGAGGTAACAGAAAGTGCCAAAGTTGTCACAGGTTGTGTCTTCTCTAAAACGAGTTACGGCCATGTCCTTCCAACGGCTGTAACCACCGCCCGCATTAGTTATCATTAAGTGATATCTACCGTTGGAAAGCAACTGTACTTCCGGAGTGGGTGTATCGGGGGTGTTAAAAACGCGTACAGGTGTCTCCACACTAACGGATTCTCTGTGTGAATCGGCGAGTTCGGTGGGGGACGTGTAAAAGGCGACGGCCTTGGGAATCCGTTCCTGTAACAATAACATGGTTGCCTGAAATAATGGTTCCGACTCAAAACGCTTCTGCATCGGCCGGCCCAGGAGCAAATAGACCAGTGCAAGCAAAGTCATCCCCTGGTGATGCGCCATGAAGGAACGAACCACAGCGTTCGATTGCCCTCGCGGCAGACGCGACGGGGTGTAGTCGATTGCTTCATAGAAACCGAATCTCCCTTCAAACCCGGCTGCGGCAAGTTTTTCCAGATTCAGGCACGCCTCTTCAGGCGCCACCATTAACGCCAGCGCTGAGGCATAGGGAGCAATGACCATATCTTCGGATAATCCGCGCTTGAGACCCAGGCCGGGTACACCGAAGGCGCGATACTGGTAGTTGAGATGGCTGTCAATGGCGTTGTAGCCCGATTCCGAAATACCCCAGGGCACAGCATGCTTCTTTCCATACTCGATATGCCTGGCCACGGCCGCCTTGTAGGTTTGATCCAAAAGAGAGTTTTCATAGGTAGGCATCACCAGAAGCGGCATGAGGTATTCGAACATGGAACCGCTCCATGATACCAGCACCGGCCCTCCGCCGGCGGTGGTCAGGAGGCGTCCCAGAGCAAACCAACTCTCCTGAGGCAGTTTACCCTGCGCGATTCCCACGAAAGTGCTAAATCTAGCTTCCGCTGCCAGTAAATCATAGAAGCTTGTATCCCGCCGCCAGTTGCCGACGTTGTATCCGATTGACAACAGATTACACGCCTTGTCAAACAGGAAGTCGTATTCAATCCGGGAGAAATCTCCGCATTGCTTGGCCAGCCCTTCAATATCCGTCATCATGATCTGGGCGCTCCGGCTGGCTTCTGTAACCAGTCTTCGAAGTTCACCAAGTTGCCTGTGCTCGTCGGAAGTTATATCCGGATTCATCTGCTTCTCAATGGCCGAGAGCAATTCCACTTCCATGTTGATTACTTTCCGCATAGTCGGTATTTCATTGAGCTCGGGCAACTTGTTAATCATGTCCGACAATGCCGGGTAAAATATCCAGGGTGTGAAAAACCGTAACTCCTCAAGGGCTTCCCAGCATTGATCGGTAAAAGCCTTTGCCCACCATCTTAATGGACTATCGGGATCACTATCGGGGACATTGACGGATGTTGCCATCTGTGCCGCTGATGTTGCCAATTGTTCGAGGTACAAGCGTACGGCCATGAGCGTGGTTGGTTCGGAATGGATTGCATATGCCAGAGTCTTTCTGATTTGAGCGAGCTGGACTACGTCAGTCTTGCCCGCCGTGCCGGCGAGTACCTCCAGCGTGTCCCGGAGGCCGGGAAATAGCTGCGATCTGATAATTTTTTGATTAGGAAGGGCGAGAAGTCCCGCCCTTAATGTCAGCAGATGTCCGGAGAGATTTCCGCTGTCCACCGAAGAAATGTAGAGGGGCAACAGCGGTTCCAGCGATTGCGTATCGTACCAGTTATAAAAATGACCTTTTTGCCGGGTCATGGAATCCATCGTGTGGAGCGCATTTGCTGTACGCTCGATGAATCGCCGCATCGTGATATAGCCTAAATCCAGGGCGGAGAGATTGGCCAACAGAGACAGTCCCATATTAGTTGGCGAGGTACGATGGGCGACAACGGCAACGGGTTGTTCCTGATAGTTGTCCGGTGGCAGCCAATTATCGTCCGGACCCACAAAGGTTTCGAAAAAGCTCCACGTTTTACGGGAAATTTTCCTCAGAAAGATGATTTGGTCGGACGTCAGCCTTACTTCATGGTAAGCGAAAGGCCGACTGAACAGGTAAGCGATCAGGGGAGAAATCAGCCAGATAACGAGAAAAGGTCCGGCCACAGTCAAAGAAGCCGGACGGGAAAAAAGGATGGCCATTGCTGTCACAGTGGCAAATATCGGGGCAAACCACATGGTCCGAACGTAGCCGGTCATGTCATTGCGCGGATTATTATTCGTGTTTTCCGACGGATTCCATTCCAGAAGCCGTTTGTGTGAAATCAGCATACGCCAGAGGGTGCGCCCAATCGCATCAATGCTAAAATAAGCCTCATAGGGCAGACAGATGAGCGTAAATACTGCCTGCATAAGATTATCGCCGGCTGCATGCATCACAGAAGTCAGATGTTGTGTCAACGTTACATTGTGCGGTTTTTGAAACAGATTCAGTGCCGACATGATTAAAGAAGGAAGCAAGATGATTCCGATGACTGAAAGTGTCCAAAACCAGGCTGGAGGCAATATAGTCCAGCCTAACGCCATAATAATGATCAAGGCAGCGGGAGTCAGGCTCCGGCGCAGGTTATCGAATATCTTCCATTGCGACAACATTGATAATGGATTTTTCTGAGTGTCTCCGCCGAGTGCTGGAACACTCGACCTGACCCACCGCGAAATCTGCCAGTCTCCGCGAATCCAGCGATGTCTGCGACTCACGTCCGCGTTGTAGCAGGATGGATATTCCTCGTATAACAGTACATCGCTTATCAATCCCGACCGGGCATAGCATCCTTCGAGAAGATCGTGACTGAGAATCTTATTTTCGGGAAGATGCCCATTGAGAGCGGACTCAACAGCGTCAATATCATAGATTCCCTTGCCGATGAATGAACCTTCACCGAAGATATCCTGATAGATATCGGAAACCGCTTTCGTGTAAGGATCAATGCCGGAATTGCTTGAGAACATGGCCGCATATAGGGAACTGTTCGTGTTGGACAGGCTTACGGACACCCTTGGTTGCAGTATGCCGTATCCCTTCCAGACAAGCTTCTTTTCTTTATCGTATTGCGCGCGATTCAGTGGATGTGCCATGTTTCCCACAAATTGCCAGGCCGCATCACGTGGCAGCTTTGTATCTGTGTCGAGAGTGATCACATACTTCACATTTCTTAATGCCGTTGTATCACCGACGATGAGCGAAAATAAATCACCAAAAATATCCTTTGTCCTGCCGCGCAGGAAGGCATTCAAATCCGTCAGCTTCCCCCGTTTTCGTTCGTAACCCATCCAAGTTTGTTCTTTGGGATTCCAGCGACGCGGGCGATGAAATAAAAAGAATATATCGCCTTTTGAATCCTTGTACTTTTCATTTAACCCTTCGATCCCTTTCCGGGCAAGCTGCAGAAGTTGCTCATCGTCCGGCAGCGTTTCTTCCTTAGCGTCCCGAAAATCGGTTAGGAGAGCGAAGCGCAGATTGTCGTCACGATTGGCCAGAAATCTTATTTCCAAAGCTTCAATTAAATTCGGGATATTTTGCGTGCTTAAAAGCATCGTTGGAACTGCAACGAGAGTGCGACATTCAGGTGGGATACCCTGAGAAAAATCCATTCGTGGCAAGGGATGGGGCGTCACCAGCAGAGTCGCCAGCCAGTTTACCAGGGCTAGAGCCAGGTGGCTCGTGCATAGAAGGGAGAGGAGTCCAATTATAGCCAATGGCCAATCCTGCAACCCATAGTTATGTGCCTTCACCAGTAAAATTCCTGTAAAGATGAAAGTCAACCCGATGATAGAGCCAATATAAATCAGCAAAGGAATTCGGCGGCTCAATTGCAAAATTGCTTCAAGTGACGATAGACGCACTTCTGCCAGACGTTCGAGTTCAGGCAAGCCCTTGTCGATCAAATAATAACCGACATGCGCCGTGCAATCATAGCTGTAATTTTTTGCACTGCATTTGCGGGCGAGGTTTATCGCTGTGCGTGCCACTTCACTTTCTGACAATCTACTTTTCTTGGCGATTTTCTCTATGACATGGCGGTAACGGTCACGGGTGGAAAAAGTCATTTTGAAGTAAATATCACGGGGATCTTCACGCAGTATCTGATCGACCTCACTCATCGTTTCGACAAACTCTTGCCAGTTCATTGTGCCCAAGAAACGAAGAGAGCCTATACTATTGCTCATGGAAACCTGATCGGCGGCTTGTTGCTGGGTTTCCAAATGTACTAATGACTTGATTGTCTGACCATACTCGGAGAGGCGCTGCTCAATCCAGGTAAGCGGTAAGGCCAGAGAAGGACTTTGCCCTTGCAAACGACGTGTAATTTCTGCAACAAACGCACCCACCATCGGTGGGTCTGATCGCGCCATATCCGCTATTTCTAAAAACAGGCTTTTCGGGTCCTTCTCGGCGACAGCTGTCATCCGATTCGCCCAAATATCGGCTAAGTTGCGATTAGTTCTATCGGTAGATATGCGAACGGCAATGCGTCGGATATTTTCGATCAATGCCAGTCGCAGCATAATAGGAATTGCCCATAATTCACCCAGTGTAAGCACGGTGACTGTCTGGTAGGCGGAGACAAATAGACTGAGAGCCTTCGAATCCACCCGCCCATCGCCATGGGAGATCATCTCCAGCGCAATATCGTACACCCGTGGGAGACCAGCTGATGGGCCATTTGCCAGATGAGGCAGTTCCCTGCTGTAAACTTTCGGCAAATGCCTTCTGGCCGTGCGAATTTGCTCTTCGATTAGATAGAAGTTATCCAGAAACCATTCTTCGGCCGGTGTAATACGATGATTGTCTTTAACTGCCGTCGTCAACAGGTTTCGAACGTCAAACAGGACATTTTCATTGTCAGCCATCCTTGTTAGCAGTTGGTTCGAAGTGCGCCCCGGACTCAACTTGTGCGCGCCGGCTATGGCTTTGCTATGCTGCTGCAACTGCTTGGCACTGAATAATTCCGATCGCAGCAGCTCATTGCCCGCGATTTTATTCCGTGAGTCTCTGCCCGGAAGGTACGCTTTCAAACGATTTAGGTATCTAAAAAAGACCTTGCTGCTCACTTCCACTTTTTACTACTCCTTATGGCGGCCGACAGATTATTAAAAAATGTTTACATTTCTCACGGGAACCTGGTTTTTTCAACACCAGACGGCAAATGTTAATGGGGCCTCCCTGCGTTTCCAGGGCAGAGTTAAAAGAATTGCTTTATATGCAATTATTATTTTGTACGTTACTGTATAAGATGGTTTAAAATGACATCTGAATCTAAACGTTGTATTTGTATCAATTTTAGAAGTATAGGTCAATAGGTTAAACAAGACTTGTGTTATATAACCTATCAGAGAATAATATTTATTTGTCGGTTTTAAAATAAGGCAACGCCAGTTGTATTTTCTTCAGCGCTTGTTTTTCAATCTGGCGTGCCCGTTCACGCGAGATATTATATTTTATTCCTATTTCCTGCAGAGTCTGAGGATCATCGGCCATTACACGGTTAAGAATAATATAACTTTCTCTTTCGTTGAGCTTAGCCAGCGCTCCGGCTATATCGCGGCGCACCAGACTCTTTTCTTCGTCTTTAATTAAAGACACTTCCTGATCGTCACCTTCGTATGTGAGAAAATCGATATGCGCGTTATCGCCTTCATCCTTGATAAATTCATTCAGTGAAACGTCCCGTGAACCCATGCGCACGTCCATTTCGGCCACCTCGGAATTTTTAACGCCTAATGATGTAGCGATTTCGCTAAACTCCGGATTTTTTTTCGAAAGCGTCTCCAGCTCTTTTTTAGTTTGATTTAATTTGAAAAAAAGTTTTCTCTGCGCTTGTGTCGTACCGATTTTGACAATACTCCATGATTTAATCAGGTAATTCTGGATGTAAGCTCGAATCCACCACACTGCATAAGAAATCAATCTGTAGCCTTTGTAAGGGTCGAATTTTTTCACAGCGTGAATAAGGCCGACATTGCCTTCCTGAATTAAATCAGCAAGCTTAAAACCGTAACTGCGATATTCATGGGCTATCTTGACTACAAAACGCAAATTCGAAACAATCAGCTTTTCGGCGGCTTCCACATTGCCATATTTTTTCAATTGTACAGCAAGCTTGAATTCCTCTTCCGCGGTTAAAAGAGGAAAGCGATTAATTTCGCCTATATATAAATCAAGAGTGCCGGTTAGTACGGGTAGCTTCAACGATCAGATCTCCAATTAATTTATCCAACTCTAAATTCTATCCAACTATAATTCGCCGGTCAAGATTTCTTTTTTCAGAAATGTGACACAAGTTGAATTATCCCGCCGCGGGCGGAGGACATCGCAGATATCCGTGGTATCTCCTGAGCGAAGCGAACAGGGATTATGGGATACAATGAAAACAAGCAAAACGGGACTGAAAACATCGTGGTATCCCTCAAAAAAAAACGCATGGAAATTAGTGATTTTTTGACGGATCCCTCCTTGACAGAGGCCATATTTGTGCTTATTCTAAGGAAAATTAAAAGCAAGGTGAAATTAATGAAATCAATAAATAAAACGATGATAGAACATGCCGTTAAAATAGCTCATGAAATAAAAGCCAACGCTCTTCTTGTGTGTGTTGATGTCATCAATGATACCAGCCTGATAATGGATGAAATAAAAAAAGACATGGGTTTTATTATTGTTTCCCGTGAGGATGAAGTGGTATCTGACGATATGAAGAAGAACGCTCAAATATTATATATTCCCAATGTTAATTTGACCCGTGTGGGAAAGATTAAAATTGCCATTGCCAAGGGAATAGTTCTAGGGATTCTGAAAAGAGGGGATAAAGTGGTATGTTTAAGCGGCGTACCAAAATTCGGTTATGCCGACAGCATTTTTGTTCTTGATGTGGGAAAAGAGTTCGAGATTTTAACATCTGATTTTATCAATGATGTAATTGAAAATGTTCATCCGGAAGTTTTCAATGCGGCTCTTAATCTCGCCTGTGAACTGGCCGCTCAGGGCAGAGAAAGCAGAAAAGTGGGAACGATATTTGTTCTGGGAGATGATGAAAAGGTCATGCAGCTTTCCCAGCAAATGATTATCAACCCGTTTCAGGGATATTCGGAAGAGCAGCTTAATATTCTGAATCCGGAACTTGAAGAAACGATCAAAGAATTATCAGCGATTGACGGTGCATTTGTTATTAAAGAAAATGGTGTATTGGTGACCGCCGGAAGACATCTTAACGCGGCACTGGACAGCCGTGATTTTCCTGCAGGCCTTGGTAGCAGACACATTGCCGCAGCCGGTATTACGAGTGTGACGAAAGCTGTCGCCATAGTAATTTCCGAATCTTCAGGAAACGTAACTGTTTTCAAGAACGGTAAACTTTTTGTGACCATTGAAAAACCGATAGAATAGAGAGGGGTCTATGCGTTTTGACAAATTTACCTTAAAAGTTCAGGAAGCTCTTCAGGAAGCTCAATCGCAGGCCGGCTCTATGGGACATCAATCAATTGAGCCGGAACACCTTCTTGTTTGTTTTTTAAGGCAGGATGACGGCATCGCCGGTGCCATCATCAACAAACTTAACGCTTCACCTCAAAAGATTGAAAAGGAACTGGACAATTATCTGAAAAAACAGCCGAGTGTTCAGGGCGGGGGCGAAGTTTATCTGGGGGGCAGGCTCAATAAAATATTCGATAAGGCAATGACCGAAGCGGCGCAACTCAAGGATGAGTATGTGAGCGCAGAGCATGTGATTATTGCCATTGCAGAAGAAAAAGAAGGTCAGGCTGGCAAAATACTGCGTCAGGCAGGAGTGACCAAAGAGAATATTTTCAAGGTTCTGGTAGATATCCGTGGCAATCAGCGTGTGACCGATCCGAATCCGGAAGGCAAATATCAGGCGCTTGAACGCTATGCCAGGGATTTCAATGAGCTGGCGAAGAAAGGTTTATTTGATCCGGTTATCGGACGCGATGAGGAAATACGCCGGATAATGCAGGTGCTTTCCCGGCGCACAAAAAACAATCCGGTGCTCATCGGCGAACCTGGTGTCGGCAAAACGGCCATTGTAGAAGGTCTGGCACAGCGAATCGTTAATGGCGATGTACCGGAAAACTTAAAAAATAAACGCGTCATCGGACTGGATATTGGCGCGCTGGTGGCCGGTGCAAAATACCGCGGTGAGTTTGAGGAACGTCTTAAAGCTGTGTTGAAGGAAGTGGTCAGCGCCGCAGGCGAGATTATTCTTTTTATTGACGAAATCCATACTGTTGTAGGAGCAGGTGCGGCGGAAGGTTCGATGGATGCCTCCAACATGCTCAAACCTGCGCTGGCGAGAGGAGAACTGCGCTGTGTGGGCGCGACAACGCTTAACGAATATCGTAAATACATTGAAAAAGACGCCGCTCTGGAGCGACGTTTCCAGCCGGTTTTAGTCAAGGAACCGACGGTAGAGGATACAATCGCCATATTGCGCGGACTGAAAGAACGCTACGAAGTTCATCATCGAGTGCGTATAAAAGATTCAGCAATAGTTGCCGCTGCCACGCTTTCGCAACGCTACATAACCGATCGCTTTCTGCCGGATAAGGCCGTTGACCTGATTGATGAAGCGGCATCCCGTTTAAAGATAGAACTGGACAGCAAACCTTCGGAAATTGACGCTATTGATAGAAAAATAATACAGTTGGAAATAGAGAAGCAGTCGCTGAAAAAGGAAACGGATAAAACCGCCAAAGAACGCCGCGACAAAATTGAAAAAGAACTGGCCGAGTTGAAATCCAACGTGGCCCAGATGAAGACGCGCTGGTCAACCGAAAAAGATATAATCAATAAAATCCAAAATACTAAAAAACAGATTGAGGATTTGAAATTAGAAGAGACCAAAGCTCAGCGAGAGGGGAATCTCGAGAAGGCTGCAGAAATCCGTTACGGCAAATTGGTTGCCTTGGATAAAGAGCTTCAGAAAGATCAAAACAAACTGGAGGATATTCAAAAGAACAATCAGATGCTCAAGGAAGAGGTGGATGCCGAAGACGTGGCCGAAGTTGTTTCTAACTGGACGGGCATACCATTATCAAGAATGATGGAAAGTGACGTGCAAAAGCTGATTCATATGGAAGAACGGCTCAAAATGCGCGTTATTGGTCAGGAAGAAGGCATTGCCGCAGTGTCTGCTGCTCTGCGCCGTGCACGCTCCGGCCTGCAGGATCCTAATCGCCCCATCGGCTCTTTTATTTTTTTGGGACCCACGGGTGTCGGTAAAACCGAACTGGCACGCGCTTTGGCGGAATTCATGTTCGACAATGAGCAGGCGATGATTCGCATAGATATGTCGGAATATATGGAAAAGCACGCGGTAGCCCGTCTGATCGGTGCTCCGCCCGGTTATGTCGGGTATGATGAAGGCGGTCATCTGACTGAGGCTGTGAGGCGGAAACCTTATAGTGTCCTTCTTTTCGATGAAATAGAAAAAGCGCATCCCGATGTGTTCAATATTTTGTTACAGATACTTGATGACGGACGTTTGACCGACGGACATGGACGGACGGTAGACTTTAAAAATACCGTGGTGATCATGACATCCAACGTGGGCAGTCAGTGGATTCAGGATCCGTCGCTCACTGATGAGGAAAAGAAAAACCGTTCGATGGAAGTTTTGCGGGCGACGTTCAAACCAGAATTCTTAAACAGAATAGACGACACCATTATGTTCTCTGCGCTGAATCTGGAGGATATTTATAAGATTGTTGATATTCAGATTGCTCTTATTGATAAACGTCTCAACGAGCGCAAATTAAGCCTTGAATTGACAGAAGAGGCAAAAAAATATATAGCCGAACAGGGTTACAGCCCGGTTTACGGTGCACGGCCACTGAAGCGTTCGTTGCAGAAACTCATTCTGGATCCGCTGGCTATAGAACTTCTGGCCGGCAAATATTCCGAAGGCGATAAAATTGCGGCAGGTTTATCTAAAAAAGGTGAAATAACTTTAACCAAGAAATAGTGGAGGATAGAAGTAGTGGGCAATTCGATAAAAACCGTTCTTTTACTGGGAGCGTTAACAGGATTATTGATGTTTATAGGAGGCCTTGTCGGCGGAAGGGGTGGCGTTTATATCGCTTTCATTTTTGCTTTAATTTTGAATTTCGGCAGTTACTGGTTTTCCGATAAAATTGTTTTGAAAATGTATAAAGCGCAGGAAGTTTCCGAAAGTTCAGCGCCTGATCTTTACAATATTGTTCGCAACCTGGCTTTAAAAGCCAACTTGCCGATGCCGCGGGTTTATATTGTTCCCGGTGAAACAGCCAATGCCTTTGCAACCGGACGCAACGCAGAACACGCGGTTGTTGCCGTGACTGAAGGAATAATGCGGATTGTGAACAAAGAAGAACTGGAAGGCGTAATTGCCCATGAACTTTCTCACATAAAAAATGGCGACATGCTTATTTCTTCAATTGCCGCTACCATAGCCGGAGCTATTGGAATGCTGGCCAGTATGGCTCAGTGGGCGGCCATTTTTGGCGGTGGTCGCAGCGATGATGATGATCACGGTGGAATAATAGGTTTGATAGCAATGGCTATTTTTGCTCCTTTGGCCGCAACCGTTATTCAAATGACCATTTCCCGCTCCCGCGAATATTTGGCCGATGCCAGCGGCGCAAATATAACTAAAAATCCTTATGGATTGGCTTCCGCTCTGGAAAAACTGTCCAAAGCTTCACAGGCTATTCCGATGGAGGCCAATCCATCAACGGCGCATATGTTTATTGTCAATCCACTGACGGGAAAATCGCTGATGAATCTTTTCAGTACGCACCCTCCGATGGAGGAAAGAGTTGCCCGTCTAAGAAGCATGAAACCATATTAAAAAATAAATTTTCCGCACTGCGGCAAGGAGAAAAATTATATGGAAGAAGAAAAGAAGGAATCGGGATTTGTAGTGAAGGATAAACGTATTTTTGATGAATCGGGCAAAGAGCGTCCACAAGAAGAGAAAGTCTCTACCGCTGCCGAAGAGAAGTCTAAAATCAGGGAAGCTTCGCCAAATGAGCCAAAACAGGAACACGATTATCCACAGGTTACCTTCACTAATTTTGTCTTGTCTCTAAGCACTACGGTTCTTTTTCATTTTGGAGATTTCCCCGAGTATGAAGGGGGAAAGACAGAAAAAAACTTGCCGGCGGCAAAACAAACTATTGATATTCTGGATATGATCAACGAAAAAACCAAAGGAA
It contains:
- a CDS encoding DUF1844 domain-containing protein, with product MEEEKKESGFVVKDKRIFDESGKERPQEEKVSTAAEEKSKIREASPNEPKQEHDYPQVTFTNFVLSLSTTVLFHFGDFPEYEGGKTEKNLPAAKQTIDILDMINEKTKGNLDENEGKLIQGVLYELKMRYVKEKV